In Urechidicola croceus, a single window of DNA contains:
- the lpdA gene encoding dihydrolipoyl dehydrogenase has product MKYDIIIIGSGPGGYVTGIRASQLGFKVAIVEKENLGGICLNWGCIPTKALLKSAQVYDFLKHVDQYGLKAEAIDKDFDAVIKRSRGVADGMSKGVQFLMKKNKIDVINGFGKIKTGKKVDVTDADGKVTEYSADNIIIATGARSRELPNLPQDGKKVIGYREAMSLPSQPKKMIVVGSGAIGVEFAHFYNSMGTEVTIVEFLPNLVPVEDIDVSKQFERSFKKAGIKVMTNSSVESVDTSGNGVVATVKTKKGEEKIEADIVLSAVGIKSNIENIGLEDVGIVVDRDKILVNDFYQTNIPGYYAIGDVVPGQALAHVASAEGITCVEKLAGLHTEVIDYGNVPGCTYATPEIASVGMTEAKAKEAGYELKIGKFPFSASGKAKAAGTPDGFVKVIFDAKYGEWLGCHMIGAGVTDMIAEAVLGRKLETTGHEVLKAIHPHPTMSEAVMEAVADAYDEVIHL; this is encoded by the coding sequence ATGAAATACGACATCATTATCATCGGAAGTGGTCCTGGAGGATACGTTACAGGTATTAGAGCATCACAACTCGGTTTTAAAGTAGCAATAGTTGAAAAAGAAAATCTTGGTGGAATTTGTCTTAATTGGGGATGTATACCTACGAAAGCATTATTAAAAAGTGCTCAAGTGTATGATTTCCTAAAACATGTTGATCAATATGGATTAAAGGCTGAAGCAATCGACAAAGATTTTGATGCCGTAATTAAGCGTAGTCGTGGAGTTGCAGATGGAATGAGTAAGGGTGTTCAGTTTTTAATGAAAAAGAATAAAATTGATGTTATCAATGGTTTTGGTAAAATTAAAACTGGAAAAAAAGTTGATGTAACTGATGCTGATGGTAAAGTAACAGAATATAGTGCTGACAATATCATTATTGCAACTGGTGCTCGCAGTAGAGAATTGCCAAACTTACCTCAAGATGGTAAAAAAGTAATTGGATATCGTGAAGCAATGAGTCTACCATCACAACCTAAGAAAATGATTGTTGTTGGTTCAGGTGCAATTGGAGTTGAGTTTGCTCATTTTTACAATTCAATGGGTACAGAAGTTACAATTGTTGAGTTTTTACCAAACTTAGTACCAGTTGAAGATATTGATGTTTCAAAACAATTTGAGCGTTCGTTCAAAAAAGCAGGGATTAAAGTAATGACAAATTCATCAGTTGAATCGGTTGACACTTCTGGAAATGGAGTTGTTGCAACTGTAAAAACTAAAAAAGGTGAAGAAAAAATAGAAGCAGATATCGTTTTATCGGCTGTTGGAATTAAATCTAACATTGAAAATATTGGATTAGAAGATGTTGGAATTGTAGTAGATAGAGATAAAATCTTAGTAAATGATTTTTACCAAACAAATATCCCTGGATATTATGCAATTGGAGATGTTGTTCCTGGTCAAGCCTTAGCACACGTTGCATCTGCAGAAGGAATAACTTGTGTTGAAAAACTTGCAGGTTTACACACCGAGGTAATCGATTATGGAAATGTTCCTGGATGTACCTATGCAACTCCAGAAATTGCAAGTGTTGGAATGACAGAAGCAAAAGCGAAAGAAGCAGGTTACGAATTAAAAATTGGTAAATTTCCATTCTCAGCATCAGGAAAAGCAAAAGCAGCGGGAACTCCTGATGGTTTTGTAAAAGTAATTTTTGATGCAAAATATGGCGAATGGTTAGGATGCCATATGATTGGTGCTGGAGTTACTGATATGATTGCCGAAGCTGTTTTAGGTAGAAAACTAGAAACTACTGGTCATGAAGTATTAAAAGCAATTCACCCTCATCCAACAATGAGTGAAGCGGTTATGGAAGCAGTTGCTGATGCTTATGATGAAGTAATACATTTATAA
- the bshC gene encoding bacillithiol biosynthesis cysteine-adding enzyme BshC, whose protein sequence is MTKISTIPFYKTGYFSKTICDYLDQNSSISSFYGEFPNLDGFKKQIDLKHHSKLVSESHRKILVDSLISQYDNIKTSKKTKANIDSLLSENTFTITTGHQLNLFTGPLYFLYKIISTINLTEELKRKFPDSNFVPIYWMATEDHDFEEIQYFNFKGKKIVWDKECLGGVGSTSNEGLEFVLDEFSKLVGTSDNAKKLKSLFQKSYLEHDCLSDATRYLANELFGVYGLVILDGDDANLKRQFSPFVEQELFQKTSFEEVSKTIEELGKEYKIQVNPREINLFYLTEGLRERIVFDAGIFKVNNTTIDFTKDELLYELKLHPQRFSPNVLLRPLYQEVILPNLCYIGGGGELAYWLELKSYFEKVEVPFPILLLRNSAVLISEKQSRKLEKLTISIEELFLKQQDLVNKKIKEKSNLEIDFTSQRNEIERLFNELEEIATKTDKSFIGAVNAQRTRQLKGFDKLEKRLLKAEKRNNQDFTERIKKLQDEIFPKQSLQERNTNFSEFYLEYGDELIPRIKSALKPLLLEFTVIEM, encoded by the coding sequence GTGACCAAAATATCAACGATTCCATTTTACAAAACTGGATATTTCTCAAAAACTATTTGCGATTATTTAGATCAAAATTCTAGTATTTCTAGTTTTTATGGTGAGTTTCCTAATCTTGACGGATTCAAAAAACAGATTGATTTAAAACATCATTCTAAACTTGTTTCAGAATCACATCGTAAAATTCTTGTTGATTCATTAATCTCTCAATATGATAATATTAAAACTTCTAAAAAAACGAAGGCTAATATAGATTCATTGTTATCTGAAAATACATTCACAATTACTACTGGTCATCAGTTAAACTTGTTTACTGGCCCACTATATTTTTTATATAAAATCATTTCAACTATTAATTTGACTGAAGAGTTAAAAAGGAAATTTCCAGATTCTAATTTTGTTCCAATTTATTGGATGGCGACTGAAGATCATGATTTTGAAGAAATACAATATTTTAATTTTAAGGGTAAGAAAATTGTTTGGGATAAAGAGTGTTTAGGTGGAGTTGGTAGTACTTCTAATGAAGGTTTAGAATTTGTACTTGACGAATTTTCTAAATTAGTAGGGACTTCTGATAATGCTAAAAAACTAAAAAGTTTATTTCAAAAATCATATTTGGAGCATGATTGTTTGTCTGATGCAACACGTTATTTGGCAAATGAACTATTTGGTGTATATGGTTTGGTAATATTAGATGGCGATGATGCGAATTTGAAAAGGCAGTTTTCTCCTTTTGTGGAACAAGAACTATTTCAAAAAACATCTTTTGAAGAGGTTTCTAAAACGATAGAGGAATTAGGAAAAGAATATAAAATTCAAGTCAACCCAAGAGAAATTAACCTATTTTATTTAACTGAAGGGTTGAGAGAACGCATAGTATTTGATGCAGGAATTTTTAAAGTGAACAATACTACTATAGATTTTACTAAAGATGAGTTGTTGTATGAATTAAAACTACACCCACAACGATTTAGTCCAAATGTATTACTTAGGCCTTTGTATCAAGAAGTGATTTTGCCAAACTTGTGCTATATAGGTGGAGGAGGAGAATTGGCCTATTGGTTGGAGTTGAAATCCTATTTTGAAAAAGTTGAGGTTCCATTTCCAATTTTACTATTACGTAATTCGGCAGTTTTAATTTCAGAAAAGCAATCACGAAAATTAGAAAAGTTAACAATTTCTATTGAAGAACTATTTTTAAAACAACAAGATTTAGTCAATAAAAAAATCAAAGAAAAATCTAATTTAGAAATAGATTTCACTTCTCAGCGAAATGAAATAGAGCGATTGTTTAATGAATTAGAAGAGATTGCTACGAAGACAGATAAATCTTTTATTGGAGCAGTAAATGCGCAAAGAACAAGACAATTAAAAGGTTTCGATAAATTAGAGAAGCGACTGTTGAAAGCGGAAAAAAGAAATAATCAAGACTTTACTGAAAGAATAAAGAAGTTGCAAGATGAAATTTTTCCAAAGCAAAGTTTGCAAGAGCGTAATACAAACTTTTCAGAGTTTTATCTTGAATATGGTGATGAATTAATTCCGAGAATAAAATCCGCTTTAAAACCTTTATTATTGGAGTTTACGGTAATTGAAATGTAA